The Engystomops pustulosus chromosome 4, aEngPut4.maternal, whole genome shotgun sequence genome contains a region encoding:
- the LOC140128696 gene encoding olfactory receptor 1500-like, protein MFFPEGGNKPHNNLTAVTEFFLVGFQGSRFLRIFLFCLFLIIYCGTICGNLLIIVLVSTSKNLHTPMYFFISQLSISDILLTSDIVPNLLNILLSNGGTIGFLSCMTQLYFFCVAESSECFLLTVMSYDRYVAICNPLRYSTIMTSAFCVKFIAICWLAVLTISLTDSVTIPTFTFCGPNTIHHFYCDLVPLIELACSDTLILQIEVFILVVPLVITPPIIIILSYMKIIVSILRIPSTTGRQKAFSTCSSHLTVVSIFYWTIFSVYVFPTKGETLIISKILSLIYTVFTPFINPIIYSLRNQDIKKAAQEKFHKRISSVHSYEELDALVHKASVLRMRSSSDFEPKNAGFADEGSQLLVAAR, encoded by the exons ATGTTCTTTCCAGAAGGTGGAAATAAACCACAT AACAACTTAACTGCGGTCACAGAATTTTTTCTTGTAGGCTTCCAAGGAAGCAGATTTTTAAGGATTTTCTTGTTCTGCCTTTTTCTTATTATTTACTGTGGGacaatatgtgggaacctcctgatcatcgtCCTGGTGTCCACCAGCAAGAACCttcacactcccatgtacttcttcatctcacaactgtccATTAGTGACATCTTATTGACCTCAGATATTGTGCCTAATCTGCTCAATATTCTTCTGAGTAATGGTGGAACAATTGGTTTCTTAAGTTGTATGACCCAGTTGTATTTTTTCTGTGTAGCAGAATCATCGGAGTGTTTCCTCCTcacagtgatgtcctatgacagatatgtggccatctgtaaccccctccgttACTCCACCATCATGACGAGTGCATTCTGTGTGAAATTTATAGCTATCTGCTGGTTGGCGGTTCTCACCATTTCATTGACTGACAGCGTAACCATACCAACGTTTACATTTTGTGGACCCAACACCATCCACCATTTCTACTGTGATCTTGTTCCATTGATAGAACTTGCCTGTTCTGACACCTTAATTCTTCAAATCGAAGTTTTTATATTAGTCGTTCCTTTGGTTATTACCCCACCAATAATAATTATCTTATCCTATATGAAGATAATTGTTTCCATCCTAAGGATCCCTTCTACTACCGGaagacagaaagccttctccacctgtagctcccacctcactGTGGTCTCCATATTTTATTGGACAATATTCAGTGTTTATGTGTTTCCAACAAAAGGAGAAACCTTGATCATTAGTAAGATCCTCTCcttgatatatactgtatttactccTTTTATAAACCCAATTATATACAGTCTAAGAAATCAGGACATAAAGAAAGCTGCTCAGGAAAAATTCCATAAACGG atatcttcagtgcacagctacgaggagctggacGCCCTCGTCCACAAAGctagtgttctgcgcatgcgcagtagctccgactTTGAACCGAAGAACGCCGGCTTCGCAGACGAGGGTtctcagctcctcgtagctgcgcgctga